AATCAAAGTTATCAGAAACTAAACCGAAAACTAGAAGAAATATACCCCTagatttacaaaaattacaaCAAAGTGCAATTGTTAAAGAGaataaaactgaaaaaacTTCTGATGAGAAGCTGGATATAACAAAGAAAGAGCAACCTAAAACTAAAACTAACCCTAATGACGAAAAAGAGGAAACAATAAACGAATCCTTGgacaaagaagaagaaaacaaatCTTTAGTTGAAGAACAAAAGAATAAATCTCCAAAGGAATACAAAAAAACCAAGGTGATACTGAAAGCATTAGTACAAATTAGTAGTTTTGcttcaattattttattatgttttttCACCCTATGGTATAGAGAAGTTTGCATAAACATTGGGTATTGTGGTAAAGAATTGGCATATCCAccatttttgaaaacttCTATAACCGATAAAGTATTGAACAATGgtttatttgaaaagtaTGACATTAAATCTAAATTATCTGATTTAATTATTCCTGATTGTACTCCTTGTCCGGATAATGCCATTTGTTACAGTTCTATGAAATCTGTTTGTAATAAAGGATATGTTCCAGAAAATAGtttttacaatttatatGGTTTATTACCACTGCCAATAAAATGTTCAAAGGATAAAACTGAAGAAAAACTTGTgcaagatattttaaatggtGTATTGTATGATTTAAGACTTAAAAACTCTAGAGTGAGATGTGGTGATGGTGAAACTGACGAAAGCACTGGcttaattgaaaaaaatatgtttgATTCTTTTGTTTCTCAAAAAGCTTGGCTATCGGAAAAGCAACGCCAAAGAATTTGGCGTAAGGTTATGTTGCAACTAAAGAAATACCCAGAAATTAAGCTTGtcaatttatataaaaagagaTTGGATGCTGACGATTCTGAAGCTGAGGTTGTTAATGATCATGTTTTTAGCATTGCTGAAAAAATGTCTcataatttattaagatCAACCtctaaaaattttgttCCTTTCTACTGCGGCAAGagtgatattattatttcatctaattatattaaaccAACTTTGACTATTTTAGTATTCTTATTTTCTATCGTTGTTCTATGTTTTTTGAACAAATTAAtagttaataaattaaatgatcAAACCAAATGTAGTGTTTACATTGAAAGAATAgttgaaattttgaaagaaattaaagaaaacaacAAGCCACAGTCATTTTTAACAAGCAATCAactaaaagaaataatCTTCAAAGATGAAGTTGAAAATGTTGAAGAACAAAATAGaatttggaaaaaaatatctaataaattagaaaacaGTGATATCCCAGTTACTTCAACTCAGTTAGAACTTCATGGTGAAATTTTAAGATCCTACGAATTTGAATTACCAAGTGATTCTGATAAATTGTAAATGTTATTGCAATCAGACTTGTATTATTAGTAACTATATAatttcataaatat
The Tetrapisispora phaffii CBS 4417 chromosome 11, complete genome DNA segment above includes these coding regions:
- the HEH2 gene encoding Heh2p (similar to Saccharomyces cerevisiae YDR458C and SRC1 (YML034W); ancestral locus Anc_5.577): MEYLEPGFDPKKLKVPELRKILISNKIQFPSKCKKNELVKLFQNNISSNLEELRERNLNSEKDKKQTKSSNKKRQRKEIESTDDEETEESEQSTDEKSNSTSKKRKTSKIEEKPEMVNDTKHEIKSQNTEEVPKVEQRSNTKAIVESKLSETKPKTRRNIPLDLQKLQQSAIVKENKTEKTSDEKLDITKKEQPKTKTNPNDEKEETINESLDKEEENKSLVEEQKNKSPKEYKKTKVILKALVQISSFASIILLCFFTLWYREVCINIGYCGKELAYPPFLKTSITDKVLNNGLFEKYDIKSKLSDLIIPDCTPCPDNAICYSSMKSVCNKGYVPENSFYNLYGLLPLPIKCSKDKTEEKLVQDILNGVLYDLRLKNSRVRCGDGETDESTGLIEKNMFDSFVSQKAWLSEKQRQRIWRKVMLQLKKYPEIKLVNLYKKRLDADDSEAEVVNDHVFSIAEKMSHNLLRSTSKNFVPFYCGKSDIIISSNYIKPTLTILVFLFSIVVLCFLNKLIVNKLNDQTKCSVYIERIVEILKEIKENNKPQSFLTSNQLKEIIFKDEVENVEEQNRIWKKISNKLENSDIPVTSTQLELHGEILRSYEFELPSDSDKL